In Desulfuromonas sp., a single window of DNA contains:
- a CDS encoding NUDIX hydrolase, whose product MPHPKHILVVSCLVRNRENAILCVKHKNRGWEMPQGRVEEGEALIDALHREVHEETGMTIADPRLAVIWSKLSEPAALIHGFVAAVGGGDLTPSDETPEVAWLSEPAARERITHPVNRDRLHDLLAAEGRDGGAVRFYSYTKRPYRRIDP is encoded by the coding sequence ATGCCGCATCCCAAGCATATTCTTGTCGTCAGTTGTCTGGTGCGTAACCGGGAAAACGCCATTCTCTGCGTCAAGCACAAAAACAGGGGTTGGGAGATGCCGCAGGGCCGGGTCGAGGAGGGGGAGGCGCTGATTGACGCTCTGCACCGTGAGGTTCATGAGGAGACCGGCATGACGATCGCCGATCCGCGCCTGGCTGTCATCTGGTCGAAGTTGTCGGAACCGGCCGCCCTCATTCACGGCTTTGTTGCCGCCGTCGGCGGCGGCGACCTGACCCCGAGTGACGAGACGCCTGAGGTCGCCTGGCTGAGTGAACCGGCCGCCCGCGAACGAATCACCCATCCGGTCAATCGCGACCGCCTGCACGATCTGCTCGCCGCTGAAGGCAGGGATGGTGGCGCCGTCCGCTTCTACAGCTACACCAAACGCCCGTATCGGCGGATCGATCCCTGA
- a CDS encoding DUF480 domain-containing protein has protein sequence METDLTATEIRVLGCLIEKEMTTPEYYPLSLNGLTNACNQKSNRDPVLELDETDVVKALDKLRFRGMALHASGEGSRVPKYGHNLEAKLYLEPEQLAILCELFVRGPQTLGELRSRCERMRPFADLHAVEAVLDELMELDTPLVTRLPRQPGRKEQRYAHLFAGVPEPAETEAAAPPEAARLKVAEEDERIRRLEEEVAAMKAEFEAFRKQFE, from the coding sequence ATGGAAACAGATTTGACCGCAACTGAAATTCGCGTGTTGGGGTGTCTGATCGAGAAAGAGATGACCACTCCGGAGTATTATCCGCTCTCGTTGAACGGACTGACCAACGCCTGCAACCAGAAATCGAACCGCGACCCGGTGCTCGAGCTCGATGAGACCGATGTCGTCAAGGCGCTCGACAAACTCCGCTTCCGGGGGATGGCGCTGCATGCCAGCGGCGAGGGGAGCCGGGTGCCGAAGTACGGCCATAACCTGGAGGCGAAGCTTTATCTCGAACCGGAGCAGTTGGCGATCCTCTGTGAACTGTTCGTGCGCGGGCCGCAAACCCTCGGCGAGCTCCGCAGCCGTTGTGAGCGGATGCGTCCCTTCGCCGATTTACACGCCGTCGAAGCGGTGCTCGATGAATTGATGGAGCTCGATACGCCGCTGGTTACCCGGTTGCCGCGGCAGCCAGGGCGCAAGGAACAGCGCTATGCCCATCTTTTTGCCGGAGTCCCGGAACCGGCGGAAACGGAAGCCGCCGCGCCGCCGGAGGCGGCCCGGCTGAAGGTCGCCGAAGAGGATGAACGGATCCGCCGGCTGGAAGAAGAGGTCGCTGCCATGAAGGCTGAATTCGAAGCCTTCCGTAAACAGTTCGAGTAG